Part of the Bacteriovorax sp. BAL6_X genome, ACACTAATGCACCTGCTACTCATAACAACATGAATGTTAAATTTGAAAAGCTTTCTACTGATTACACTCTTGATAATATTCTAATTAAAGCAACTTTCGAAAATGTTGATGGTGTTGAGTGTTCTTACTCTTCTATCTTATTTGCTGATAATGCAGCTTCAACAATTGAGCTTGTTGATTCTAGAGCTTTCTCTAAAGTAGATGCTTCGGCAGACTGCTCTGAAGGAAAAGCAATTCTTGATGATCAACTTGCAGACAATGACTACCTTTACTGGGGGCACCCTCACCACGCAACAATCATGGTTCCTGCAAGTGGTGCTGCTGATGTTTGTGGTGCTGAGGCAACACATATTGGTATCGATTTTATGGTTTATAAGAAACTGTAAAAAATCCTTGATATTAAGCAGGGGAGTTTATACTTCCCTGCTTTTTTAGTTTTTATGAGTATATTAGTAAGAAAATTATTAAAAATTCATCGCATTCTAGGTCTTGTCCTAGCGATCAACTTTCTTGTCCTTGGACTAACTGGAGTTGTTCTCGTTTGGCGCCACGAACTTTCTCCTGTCCAATCAGTTGAGCAAAAGAGTGTCTTTATTTCAGAGGAATCGTCACTTTCAAAAATCGAAAATTACTTATCTGAAAATGAAAGTTACAAAGATAAAAAAGTACTTTCAATTTTTAAAGGTGATGACGGAGATATCCAAGCACGTGTTACAGAACCAGGTATTGAAAAGTTCAAAGGTGCAATGAGGTTAAAATTTGACCTTGCTGGAAATGTACTTTCTTCAAATCAAATCAAGCCTACTGCCTTGATTGATTTTATCTTAAAACTTCATAGGGAGTTACTCTTAGGAGGAAAAGGGAAGATTCTAATTGGCCTAATGGGCCTATTCTTTCTTATTGCTCTATTTAGTGGTGCTCTTATTGCCAATAAATTCTATCGTAATGTGAAGACGATGAATTCTCGTATCCTATTAGGTCGCTTTCATAAGATTATTGGAGTCAAGACCCTAGCGTGGCTTATTATCGTCACTTTCACGGGAGCAATCCTTGCATTTAATAGCACTTTAATTGGTCTCTTTCTAAGAGATAATGTTAGAGCACATCAAGCAAATGCTATCGTTATAGAAAATGCTAAGTATGTCTCTGTTACGACAGTTCTAAAAGAACTTGAAGTAAAGCTTCCACATTTAGAATACGACTTTATTTCTTTTCCTGATAATGAATTCTCTGTTCCCAATCAATTTGTTGTTCTAATGGAGAGTGAAGAACATCATCATGAAATAGCTTATGTTGATGGAATAACGGGCAAGCTAAATCGTATAGTATCACTTCCATGGTACTTAGAGCTTCTTATTCTTTCAGAGCCACTACACTTTGGTGACTATGGTGGTGTTGTCTTAAAAATTATTTGGAGTGTTCTGGGGCTAATTTCTTCTTTTATTCCAATCAGTGGGATCTATATCTTTTTATTTAGAAGAAAATATCTTGCTGTGAAACCAGGTGTATATGATGGGCACCTTTTAAACGATACGAATGTTTCAACTCTAGAAGTTTTACTACCAACGATGTTTGTTTTTGTGATCTTCTTTATTACATCTGACTTTAAATGGATCTTAAGTACACTCTTTCTTATCTATTTAATTTTTTCTTGGCGTGATCTTCTTATCTATCTCATGACTTTTAGAAAAAAGGTGAAGAGATCTCAGGGGAGAGTCTCTTGAACTCTCAATTAGAAATTAATCGCTTTACTAAGGCCATCTCATGCCTTTGTTTTATTTTTGGTGCGGCTCAAACAATTCTTCTTGGTCTAATACCGAAAATTGCCATGGTAACAAATCTGGATATCACTTCAGTTCTTATTATTTATGGATTTTCAATCTTCTTCTTTCTTTTTATGACAAAAGAGTGGGCCGCACTTTTTTCTAGAATTAAACCAATGCATATATACCGCATTGGCCAATACGGACTTCTTTTATCAACACTTTCTCTTCTTGCAACGTTTACAAGTGGCGATGTTAAGTTATCATTAGTCTTCTTTATTATATCTCGAGTTATCTATGCGATGACTGCAAGCTCCATTATTCCATTTTCTCAAGTAATTAAAATAGCTCGATTTGAAGATGCTCAAAAAGGTGTCTTAGAAACTACTGTTTTTTTAAATACTGGAAGACTTGTTGGATTAATTCTAGGCGGTCTTTTAGCGTTTAACTTAAATATGGGACTCTTGGTTCTTGTTGGGCTAATCGTTCTCTCAATTTTACTTGGCCTTGAAAGAGGGCAAAGTGAAATCGGGATGATCTCAGCAAAGCAAGATCAGAACTTAAGACAAATAATTCTACCACTACTTCTAATCCCACTGGCCTATACATTTATGACATCCTTTTTTCATATGAGTATGACAAAAATTGCCAGTGATCTTTTTGTCGGACAAATTAAACAGTCTGCGACTATTTACTGGGCCCTAACTGTTGCATCTCTCGTTATTCTACTGACACAATTGATTCTAAGAAAATTTAATCTTATCACTTCTAAAATAGTCACTCTATTTTCAATCTTTGCTTTGATTTCTAGTTTCTATTCTTTTTATCGAATCGACGATTTAATAACATTATATGTTTTTATCATTCTGTTCTCATTTGGAGCTGCAATTATTCCAGTTCTTTATATGGGGCAGATTTACAAGTTAAATTCTGCTATTTCTAAGCAGATCGTGGCCAGTGAGATCAGCTTCTATCAAACACTAGGGAATGCTATCGGTGCACTATCATCTGGATTAATAATTAAATTACAACTTACTAGTTATATACTTTTTCTCTTTGTTGCTCTAGTGATAGTGGCATCTTTAATAAGCTTTAAATATAACACTTACTATACTAAAGAGAATTTTGGTGGAGTGACCAATGGTTAGTGAAAGTAATAGAGAACTTGCAAATAAGTATAGTATTCGATCTCTGATTAACTCGATGGTTAGAGATTACTCACAAGATAATCAAGTTCAAATTGATCTTGATAGGGATTTTGTAAAAATTGGTAACCTCTTATTTGAGATAAGTTCATTCTCACCGCTTGGTGGCCATCGCTATACGGGCAAGATTTATTTAAATGGTAGTCTTATTGATTTTGATCAAATGCTTCCTGAGTTAGTTAGTGTTTTTCCTGAAGTTGATCCAACATTTATCGATAATATAATTAATTCGCGAGATAATATTGAACTTATCCTAGAACATAATTCAGAAGTTAAAATTGATAACTATCTTGCTAGCGAACAAAAGATGCTTTTAGGACATCCGTTTCACCCTTATCCAAAATGTAAGAAAGGAATGAATGAAACAGATATTAAATTATATTCTCCTGAGTTTTCTAATGGCTTTAAGTTAACATGGTTAAAGTGTGAAAAGGATTCGATTCATACAAATGCTAATTATGTTGATGTAGCAAAGGCAATGAATCAATTAGCAAAATTTGATTTATTAAACATTGATGAATCCTTCATTTATATTCCAATGCACCCATGGCAGTGGAGTCGATTAAGAGAAAAAGGTCTTGGTGATGAGGTTCTTGATGTGGTGGATGGACAAAATGATTGGTTCGCTCTTTCATCTCTTAGGTCATTATACACTCAAGGGGCACCTTACTTAGTAAAGTTTTCAATGGATGTAAAACTTACGAACTCTATTCGACACCTTCAGCCTGAAGAGGCCGTTCGAGGAATGCAGATAGAGACAGTATTTAAAAATGAAGCTGTTGCTGAGTTTAGTGATAAATTAAAAATACTCCATGAGCCATTCTATGTTGCACTAAAAGCAAAAGATGGTAGTGCCATTGTTGAGTCAACTGTTCAACTTCGTGAAAGCTTTGATGCCTGTGACTCTCTCTTGCTCGGTACTCTCGCAGAGGAGAATCCTTATACAGAAAAATCGCATTTAATAACTCTTGTGGAGGCCAATGCTAAAAAAGCCTGTGGAAATATCTTTCTAGCTAGGAAGTATTGGTTTGATGCCTTTTTAGAGAATATTATAAGTGAGTTTATCAGACTCTCTGAAGATCATGGAATTCTTCTTGGTGCACATATGCAAAATATTATCTTGAAGATGAAAAATGGACTACCTGTGGGTGCTATTTATCGCGATTGCCAAGGGACTGGATTTACGACTAAAAGTGTTGAACGATTTGGGAGTAAGTACGACTTTATAGGGAAGACTAAGGGTAATATTTTAAATCCTAATGATGTTAATAAAGTTTATACATACTATTTAGTTATCAATTCTGTATTTAATACGATTATTTCATTGGCCAATGGAAATGAGAAAGCTGAGTTATTTCACCTAACTCAATTTAGAAATCATATATACAAGAAGCACAAAAAATCTTCATTTTTAAATTACCTCGTTAATAGCGACTTTCTGTATCAGAAAGGGAACTTTAGGTGTTGTGTAACAAATCAAAATGAGAACACAATAAAAAATCCATGGGATATTTACAATAAGATTAAAAACCCAATTAGCTCAATTTTAAGAGTACCTCGTGCCTATGAAGGCGTGTTATACCGTACAACTTCTAAACATGGCCATGAGATCGTCCTGCGTGCCTTTGATATGAATGAAGATCTTGTAAAGTTTCATGAATGGCATAATAAGAAATATGTTTATGAGTTCTGGGAAATGAATAAACCTCTAGAGGATTTAAGAGAGTATATTCAAGGACTAAAGGATTCTCCATATCAGCTTCCTATAATTGTTGATATTGACGGCCAACAGGCAGGATACTTTGAAGTCTATTGGGCATTTGATGACAGGATTGCTCCTTATTGTGATGCCGCTTTATTTGATCGTGGAATCCATATTCTAATAGGTGAGGAAAAGTTTCTTGGAACACGTGCTGTTTATGATTCTATTTTTCATTTAACAAAATTTCTTTTTGAAGATGATATTAGGACCCAAAAGGTATGGGGAGAGCCTCGAGTGGATAATAGAAAGGTATTAACTCTCGCAAGACTTCTTCCAGGCTGGGAGCACCGAGGAGTTTTTAGCTTTCCACATAAAACTTCGAATCTTTTAGAGGCCGATCGTACTAGATTTCTAGCAGAGGTGAGGTCATGATGAATACTAAAGAGTTTTATGTGTTACATAAGAATCTCATCATTAAATCAATTGAAGAGCTTCAATTCGAAGAACTCTTTGATGTGGAGTATTGCCATGATCGCTTCTACTTTAGAATTACTGATGACATCTATTATAGCTTTCAAGGACGAATTAGTGTTTGGGGAAATTTACAAATAGAAAGAGATAGCTTTAAGAAGTTTAGTGCTGGAAAAGTCGTTGATGAATATACTCTCTCAGACTTCTTCTTTGAGGTTAAAGATATTTGTAAGATGAGTGATGAAACACTAGCTCAGTTTATAGAAGAAGGTAATCAGACAATTTATGGTGATATTATTCAAGCTAATTCATTAGAGAATATAGGGATTGAAGAGATATCGAAGTTTAACTTTAAAAAAATTGACCAAATTCTTTCTGGGCATCCCAAGATTATTATGAATAAGGGGCGTATTGGCTGGGGTAGTGATGAGCTTTTACTATATGCACCAGAGTCTAGAAATAGTTATAAGCTTCATTGGTGTGCCATCAAAAGAGATTGCCTTGAATGGGGAATGAATCTAGAGCAACTTAAAGTTGAGGATCTATATTCAGACTCTCTTTCTGAAGTCGAGATTAATTTTGCGAGAAGTAAAGTTTTAGAGGTTTCAGAGAATTTTGATGACTATTTCCTTATTCCTATTCATCCATGGCAGTGGAGTAAGTATATAAGCGTACAATTTAATCATCTGATATTTCAAGGAAGTATAATTTCTCTTGGAAGGCTCGGCAATGATTATACGCCTCAAGTATCGATTAGAACTTTATCCTCTAACTCTGGCACAAGTAAATATGATGTAAAAGTGGCCATCTCTATCTTAAACACTTCATGTGTAAGAGGAATCCCTCAGAAATATATTAAGAAGGGTTATCTCTTATCTGAAAAAATTGAAAAAATTATTGATTCAGATAGTTTTCTTAAGAATAAGGTGGATGTCCTTAAGGAAGTTGCAGCTGTAAGTTGTCCTTTAGTAGAGTTTAATCGTATCGAAGGGTGCTCATATCGATATAAAGAATTGCTGGGCTGTGTTTGGCGTGAAAGTGTAGAGAATAAAATTTCTAAAAATGAAATTGCCATTCCAACAGCAGCTCTTCTTTTTACTAAAGGTCATAATGCACTTGTTGCTGAGTATATTAAGTTATCAGGTTTAAGTGTTTCGGAATGGATTAAAGAATACTTCAAAGTTGTCGTCACACCTCTTTATCATCTACAAGTAGAGCACGGGCTAGGTCTAGTCGCTCATGGCCAAAATACTATCCTTGTTTTGAAAGAGGGGAGGCCACAAAGGTTAATTATCAAAGACTTTCACGGTGATTTTAGAATGGCCTCAAATTCAAAGCATATCGGCGCTGACTTTGGAGTTGAACTTGATCAATTACCAGCAGAGTACTTGATTCATGACCTTATCACAGGTCACTTTATTACAGTGTTACGCTATTTCTCAAGAGTAGTTGAAGAGTCTCTCGGTTTTAAAGAAAA contains:
- a CDS encoding PepSY domain-containing protein, whose amino-acid sequence is MSILVRKLLKIHRILGLVLAINFLVLGLTGVVLVWRHELSPVQSVEQKSVFISEESSLSKIENYLSENESYKDKKVLSIFKGDDGDIQARVTEPGIEKFKGAMRLKFDLAGNVLSSNQIKPTALIDFILKLHRELLLGGKGKILIGLMGLFFLIALFSGALIANKFYRNVKTMNSRILLGRFHKIIGVKTLAWLIIVTFTGAILAFNSTLIGLFLRDNVRAHQANAIVIENAKYVSVTTVLKELEVKLPHLEYDFISFPDNEFSVPNQFVVLMESEEHHHEIAYVDGITGKLNRIVSLPWYLELLILSEPLHFGDYGGVVLKIIWSVLGLISSFIPISGIYIFLFRRKYLAVKPGVYDGHLLNDTNVSTLEVLLPTMFVFVIFFITSDFKWILSTLFLIYLIFSWRDLLIYLMTFRKKVKRSQGRVS
- a CDS encoding GNAT family N-acetyltransferase; its protein translation is MVSESNRELANKYSIRSLINSMVRDYSQDNQVQIDLDRDFVKIGNLLFEISSFSPLGGHRYTGKIYLNGSLIDFDQMLPELVSVFPEVDPTFIDNIINSRDNIELILEHNSEVKIDNYLASEQKMLLGHPFHPYPKCKKGMNETDIKLYSPEFSNGFKLTWLKCEKDSIHTNANYVDVAKAMNQLAKFDLLNIDESFIYIPMHPWQWSRLREKGLGDEVLDVVDGQNDWFALSSLRSLYTQGAPYLVKFSMDVKLTNSIRHLQPEEAVRGMQIETVFKNEAVAEFSDKLKILHEPFYVALKAKDGSAIVESTVQLRESFDACDSLLLGTLAEENPYTEKSHLITLVEANAKKACGNIFLARKYWFDAFLENIISEFIRLSEDHGILLGAHMQNIILKMKNGLPVGAIYRDCQGTGFTTKSVERFGSKYDFIGKTKGNILNPNDVNKVYTYYLVINSVFNTIISLANGNEKAELFHLTQFRNHIYKKHKKSSFLNYLVNSDFLYQKGNFRCCVTNQNENTIKNPWDIYNKIKNPISSILRVPRAYEGVLYRTTSKHGHEIVLRAFDMNEDLVKFHEWHNKKYVYEFWEMNKPLEDLREYIQGLKDSPYQLPIIVDIDGQQAGYFEVYWAFDDRIAPYCDAALFDRGIHILIGEEKFLGTRAVYDSIFHLTKFLFEDDIRTQKVWGEPRVDNRKVLTLARLLPGWEHRGVFSFPHKTSNLLEADRTRFLAEVRS
- a CDS encoding IucA/IucC family siderophore biosynthesis protein, whose amino-acid sequence is MMNTKEFYVLHKNLIIKSIEELQFEELFDVEYCHDRFYFRITDDIYYSFQGRISVWGNLQIERDSFKKFSAGKVVDEYTLSDFFFEVKDICKMSDETLAQFIEEGNQTIYGDIIQANSLENIGIEEISKFNFKKIDQILSGHPKIIMNKGRIGWGSDELLLYAPESRNSYKLHWCAIKRDCLEWGMNLEQLKVEDLYSDSLSEVEINFARSKVLEVSENFDDYFLIPIHPWQWSKYISVQFNHLIFQGSIISLGRLGNDYTPQVSIRTLSSNSGTSKYDVKVAISILNTSCVRGIPQKYIKKGYLLSEKIEKIIDSDSFLKNKVDVLKEVAAVSCPLVEFNRIEGCSYRYKELLGCVWRESVENKISKNEIAIPTAALLFTKGHNALVAEYIKLSGLSVSEWIKEYFKVVVTPLYHLQVEHGLGLVAHGQNTILVLKEGRPQRLIIKDFHGDFRMASNSKHIGADFGVELDQLPAEYLIHDLITGHFITVLRYFSRVVEESLGFKEKDFYHLLGEVIENYQGDIEIVEKVNLLRNEFEKVLVNTVRFVAGYSETGERLKPILGSNIKNPLVRNN